The Verrucomicrobiota bacterium genome includes the window GAGAAATGGTGGGCCATCACGGTGGTGAATTTTACCGGCCGCGATCCCCGGCGCTCGTGGAGTTTTCAGGAGAGCATGAAGCAACTCGACGACATCCTCAAAACTCCGGCTCAAATCAGCATCCAACCGCGGGCCGCCGCCCAACATTCCACCGTCTCCCTCCAAACGATGATCAACCAATGGGATCCGGCTCAGCAAACCTTCCTGTTCCGCAAGAAAATCTCCCAGCTCCACCTGCTGAAAACGCGTTGCGCCGAGGAAATCCTCCCGGTGGTCGAAGACTACCGGCTAACCCTTGACACTTACCTGGCCCGCCGCCAACGCGCAGGATACGCCCCGGCCACCAAAAGCCAGGGCCTGCCCAGCCTCGTCGTCCTGGCCCAGGAAACCGTCCGGAGGCTCGACGAGGTCGACGGGCGCAAAGCTGCGCTCCGCCCGGTCGCGCCCGCCCCATCCCGCTAGCCCTCGCCGACATGGCCGACATTCTCCTCAGCACGCTCAACGCGCGTTACATCCACGCCGCCTTCGGACTCCGTTATCTCCAGGCGAACCTCCCGGAAGCACTGCAAAACCGCGCCCGCGTGCGCGAATTCGATGTTCAACAGCGGCCCATGGACATCGTCGAAAACCTCCTCTCCGAGCAGCCACGCATCATCGGATTTGGAGTCTATATCTGGAATGCCACCGCCACCCATGAAGTGGTCGCCCTGCTCAGAAAGGCGGCACCCGAAATCGTCATCGTCCTCGGCGGCCCCGAGGTCAGCTACGAATGGGAGTCGCAGCCGCTGGTGGCCCTGGCGGACTTCGTGATCACCGGCGAGGCGGATGTCGCCTTTGGAGAGCTTTGCCTCGACGTCCTGGACCGCCGTCCTCCCGCCGGGAAGATCCTGTCACCGCCGCTCCCCGACCTCGCCAAGCTGCGCCTGCCCTACACGCTTTATTCGGACGAGGACCTCGCCCACCGCGTCGTCTATGTGGAAGCTTCCCGGGGATGTCCCTTCACCTGCGAGTTCTGCCTTTCCTCCATCGACTTGCCAGTCCGGGCCTTTCCCTTGGAATCCTTTCTCGACGAGATGGACCGCCTGCTTGCGCGCGGTTTGTTGCAATTGAAATTCGTCGATCGCACTTTTAATCTTCATCTGCCCACAAGCCGCCGCATCTTGGAATATTTTCTCGATCGCCAGCGGCCCGGCCTGTTCCTCCATTTCGAAATGGTCCCGGACCGCCTGCCGGACGCGCTTCGAGACGTCATTCGAAAGTTCCCTCCGGGCAGCCTCCAGTTCGAAGTCGGGGTGCAAACGTTCAATCCCGAAGTCGCCACGCGGATCCGGCGCAAACAAAACCTCTCCAAGCTTGAGGACAACCTCCAGTTCCTGCGGCGTGAAACCGGCGTGCATGTCCATGCCGATCTGATCGCGGGATTGCCGGGCGAAACCATGGAAAGTTTCGCCGAGGGATTCAACCGCCTGGTCGCTCTCCGGCCGCAGGAAATTCAAGTGGGCATTCTCAAACGTCTGCGGGGCACTCCCATCTCCCGGCATGACCAGGAGTTCGCCATGGCCTACAGCCCGCTTCCGCCTTATGAAATTCTGCGAACGCGGGACTTGACCTTCGCGCAAGTCAGGCAGCTCAGCCGTTTCTCGCGCTACTGGGATTTGATGGCCAACAGCGGCAACTTCGCGGAAGCGCTGCCGTGCTTGTGGAAAGGCGGCCTCTCTCCGTTTGCCGGTTTCACGGAATGGTCGAACTGGCTGCACCAACGCCTCGGCGCCCGCCACGGCATCGCCCTCGCCACGCTTTTCGAGGCGCTCCACACCTTCCTCGTCGACTTTCGGCAATTCGAGTCGGCCGCCGCCGGGGAAATCCTCGCGCGCGACTACCTCCGGCCCGGACGCAAAGATCCGCCGGAATTCCTCCGCCCCTGGCTTCCGCAAAGCGCGCCAAGCCATACCTCCGCCACCACCCGGCTCCTGCCTCGCCGACAAGCCCGCCACACGGCCGGCGCGAAAGTTTCATGAATACTTCAACGCCTTCTCCACTTCACGCACACCCCGCGTCATCGGAAGCTGCTTTCCTCCTTCAAGAATCAACACGTGTTCACCCTTGAACATGGGCTGCAATTCTCTCACCCGGTCCAAATTCACAATCGCCGAACGGCTGACGCGCAGAAATTTTTCCGGATCCAGCTGCGATTCGAGGGAGGCCATGGTTTCGCGCAGGATATGACTCTCTTTTCCCGCGTGGACCGCGACGTAGTTTCCTGCCGACTCGATGAAATCGATATCCGCCGTTCTCACAAAGACAGTGCGGTCGTCGTTGCGGATCGAGATCCGGGTTAAGGATGGCGTGGCGGAACCGCGCTGCCCGAGCAATTCCAACAATCCCTTGGCCGTTCGACCCGTCGCGCGATCCTCCAGTTGCTTGCGCGCATGCGCGAGCGCCGATCGAAACCGGTCCGGCTGAACCGGCTTCAACAGGTAGTCGAGCGCATGGTGTTCGAACGCTTTCAAAGCGTGCCGATCGTAGGCGGTCGTAAAGATGACCGCGGGCAGCGGCTCGAGGCGCAATGCCTTCAACATCTGGAACCCGTCCATCTCCGGCATCTGCACGTCGAGGAATAAAAGATCCGGCGGCTCCTTCTCGATCGCAGGCAAAGCTTCGGGTCCACTCCCGAACTCGCCGAGAATCACCACCCCGGGTTCATCCTTGAGCAGAAATCGAATCCGTTCCCTCGCCAAAGGCTCGTCATCGATGATGGCCGCCCGGAGGTTCATGCCGTTGAGTCCTGCGTCTCGCGCCAGGGAAGCTCAATGCGCACCGAGAATCCCCCGTCCTGATCCGGACCTGCCTCCAAACGAGCCCCGTCACCATGGAGCTGCCGCAGCCGCGCCCGGGCGTTCGCCAAACCAATGCCATGCCCGGGCGAGGGGCGTTCCGAAGAAGACTCGCACGGAACCGTTGAAGCCACGGTTCCGTCGCCGCCTCTCGCTCGATTGCGAACGTGGAGAACCCATCGATTCCCCTCGCGCGAAGCCAAGAGGCAGATCAATCCCGGCCGCCGCGAGGACTCGATGCCATGCTTGACCGCGTTCTCCACCAGCGGCTGCAGCATCAGCGTGGGCACCAGTCCGTCCAGCAATGGACCGGGGATGTTCACCTCAACCGCGAGCCGGTCCCCGAATCGCCGCTTTTCAATGGCCAGATAGTGCTCGAGCAAATCCAATTCCTTGCGCAGCGGGATTTCCTGGTCGTCGCGGGTGTCCAACGACGCCCGCAGCAACTCGCTCAAATGCCCGATCATGCGATCCGCCGCGTCCGGATCGCTGTGAATCAACGTGGAAATGGCGTTCAACGTGTTGAATAGAAAATGCGGATTCAACTGCATGCGCAGCGCCTGCAGATTGGCCTGGGCCAGGCTTGCTTGCAACGCGAGCGCTTGGCGTTCCCGTTGCCGGGACCGCCGCAAAAAAGTCGCCGCATGACAGGCGCTGGCGACCCCCGCATACAGCAGAAAATCGAAGGACATGCGGAAGGGCTGGCCTCGAGGCCGTGGCGGCGAGCCCCGCGGACGTCCCCGGCCCCAGGGCGGCCCCGGACCCTGGCGAAACATCGGCCCCTGCGGATCAGCGATGCCCAAGAACGCCGCCAACCGCTCGGGAGGCAGATGATGCTCCCGAGCCTCGGTGGAAAGCCAGACAAGCAGAGCCGCCGCCACCGCGTGCAGCCCCAAGTGCCAGGGCCAGCGCGGACGTTCCACAGGAAAATAAAAGGAAAGGAGAATGGCAGGCAACGACAGCAGCGGCCACGTGACCCAAAAATGCAACCCGTTGAGGAGGGCGTCCGCCCAGTCCAGGGATACCCCCTGGCTGATCTGCAGCGCGGTGAAGCAGACCAACACCCCCCAGGCCCCAAGGGCCACACCCACCGCCATGAGGATCGCCCTCGACATGACTCAGAGGTACGGAGCGAGGATGGACCGCAATGCCCGCACCCTCGATTTGGGCCATCGGCTGCGTTCCGTGAGGATGGCGCACTTCAGCGCCGAATGGCTTGGCCAGTTCGCTTGCTCGGGAACTTTTGGAACCACCCGCTGCACCAACTCGCGCGCGTGATCCGCGTTCTGGCGCAAGTTCTCAAGGATCATTTCCAGCGTGACATGGCCTTCCTCCGCCCTCCATCCATCGTAATCCGTGACCATGGCCGCCGAGGCATAGGAAATCTCCGCCTCGCGCGCGCAACGCGCCTCGCCCAGATTGGTCATGCCCACCACATCAAAACCTTGCCGGTGATGGAGCAGCGACTCCGCGCGGGTGCTGAACGCCGGGCCTTCCATATTGAGATAAGTGCCGCCGTCATGCGGGCGCAACTCCATCCGGCGCGCCTCGCGCAGCGCGATTTGCCGAAGGTCCTCGCAGATCGGGCGGGCGAACGCGATGTGCGCCACCAAGCCCTGCCCGAAAAAAGTGTGCTCGCTGGATTTCTTGGTGCGATCGACGAACTGATCGATGAAGACAAAATCGCGCGGACGATACTTGGCTTGCAACGATCCCACCGCGCTCAAGCTGAGAATCCAGCGGACGTTAAGACTGCGCAGAGCCCAAATGTTGGCCCGATGATTGAGTTCGCTGGGAAGGATCGTGTGGCCGCGTCCATGCCTCGGCAGAAAAACCACCTCCCGGCCCGCCAACTGTCCGGTCAGCAGGTCGTCCGACGGAAGCCCGAACGGCGTGCGAACCTTGACCCACTTCTGGCAGGTCAATGACTCCAGGTGATAAAGGCCGCTGCCGCCGATGATGCCGATGCGGGGAGAGTGACTCATGCCGGGAGGATCTGTTTTTGGCTTGAGTACTCCGGAACCGCGTCGATCTCAAGGCATTCCTGGAAGAGTGCCGCCGTGCCCGTGCATCCCGATGTTGTTGGTAGGGCGGGCCTGTCCCAGCCCGCCGCCCACGGGATGCAAAACATCATGCTCCGGCGGCGCGCCGGGACGGACGCGCCCTACCTGCATCACCGGCAACATCGGGATGCACCGCCGCCGTGCGGCGTATCCAGAGGTTGTCGGTGACCGGGTTGTCGTGGTCACGCAGACAGCCCTGTCTGCTGTGGCGCAGGTTGCCCAGCCTGCGGGGCGACGAAGGGAACCACGGCTCGGGGAGATCACGGAAGGGCCTGGTTCTTCACCCGCCGGGCCGTCGGCGATACGGCAGGCTGGGCCGCCTGCGCCACACGACAGACCACTTCGGGATACGTGCGCCGCCGTGTTCATGCCGGGCCGAGCGGAGATAGCCGAGGATCCCGCCTCGGCTTCACGTCACGGCGCGGATTGTCCCGAGATCCTCTTCTTCAACCGCAACAGGCTGACATAGACGGCGGCGTAAAGATTCTTCACGGCCAAACGCATCCGGTTGGCCAGGCGTTCTGAGGCGGTGTTCCGGGCGACTTTGCGCGCGTAGGTAATCGAATTGGCGAAGGTCGCGCCCGCGAAACGGTCGGAACGGAAGATCGACTCCGCGACCAACCGTTCGGGCCCGGGCCATCCCACCGTGTCGTGAAAGGCGATCACGCCGCCTTCCATCAACCAAGGCTCGTAATTCTCGAAATCCGCCTTCACCGCCTCATACTCATGCGCCCCGTCGATAAAGAGGAGTTCAATGGGCTCGCGCATGTCACGAACGGCGTCGCCCGACATCTTCACGATCGGCACCACCCGGTCCGACAATCCGGCGTCCGCGATGTTCTTCTGAAACGCGTCAAAGGTCCAAATCTTGCCCTCCATCTGATGCTCCGGAGATCCCACGTGCGGATCGATCGCATAGACTTTGGGTCCGTTGACGGCTTGTGAACCACCCGCCAGGCAAAGCGTCGATTTTCCCTGCCAGGACCCGATTTCCACAATCACGCCCCGCCCGGTGCAGCCGCGCGCGAGCCGGTAAAGCGTCCGCACCTCCATCGGACTGAGCCATCCGTTGACGCTTCGGATCCGGTGTTGGACCTCTTCGAGCTCCATGCCGGGATCCCGTCAAACCACCGCGACGGTGTTGCGCAATTCCCCGATGCCGGAAATGCGAATCGCCACGACATCGCCGGCCTGCAACGTGAAATCGTCCGCGGGCACGATGCCGGTTCCCGTCAACAGAATTGCGCCATGGGGAAACTCCTGGCTGCGGTGCAAATAACCCGTGAGTTCCTCGAAACTCCGTTTGATCTGGCTCACCGCAGTCTCACCCGCAAACACCGTGGCGTTGCCGCGTTCGATGACCAGCGAGATCGTCCAAGTCCGGGCCTCGGCCTCCGTCGCGCCGAGAGTGATCACCGGACCGAGCGCGCAGGAGTTCTTGTAGATCTTTCCTTGCGGCAGATAGAGCAGGTTTTCGCCCTCAATATCGCGCGAGCTCATGTCATTGCCGATCGTAAATCCCACAAGCTGCCCGCGGGCGTTATGCACCAACGCCAGCTCAGGCTCCGGCACATTCCATCGCGCGTCTTGACGAATCCCCACCCGGCCCCCCGGCCCGGCCACCTTTTCCGGCATGGACTTGAAAAACAGCTCCGGGCGCGGCGCTTCGTAAACCCGGTCGTAAGCGGTGGCGCTAAAATTGGATTCCTCCATGCGCGCTTTCTTGCTGCGCAGGTAAGTCACCCCGGCCGCCCAAACTTCCTGGTTCTCCACCGGCGCGAGGCATTCCACCTGCGGAACCAAATAGCGGACGTGGGATCGCTCCGCACACTCGGCAGCGCGAGCTGAAGGATCGGGAGCGTCGAGGATTTCCCGCAGCGACTGAACACCGGCGGGTGTGAGGTCCACCACCGTCTGTTCGCCGGTCAGAACGCCGGCACGCACGCGGCCCAGGGGATCACGGAAGCGGCAGATTTTCATGGAATGGAGGTCGAGCAACGGGGGAGAGCGAGGGGATTGGCCATGGGAATTGTAGGAATGAATGTGTCAGCCGAGTCCGGTGCGGTTCAAGACTCAATCGTCCGATGAAACTCCGAGCAAGGTTCGGCGCAACAATTCCAAGGCTTGCTGGGAGGTCACATATTTGAAGGTCTCGCGATCCACGGGATTGAGACAATGCTTCACCACCGTGCGCTCCGGTGTGGCCAACCCCACGTAGGCCGTGCCCACCGGCTTTTGCGGCGTGCCTCCCGAGGGTCCGGCAATGCCGGTCACGGAAAGTGCGAAGTCTGCTCCCGACCTGGCCCGAGCGCCCTCGGCCATGGCGCGAGCTACCGGCTCGCTGACCGCCCCTTCGGATTCGATCAAGGCGGCGGGCACACCCAACTGGGAGGTCTTGGCGGCATTGGCGTAGGTGACCCAGGACTGTATCAGCACCGCTGAAGCGCCGGGCACATTGGTGATGCGATTCGATATCCCGCCCCCGGTGCAAGACTCCGCCAAGGCCAGCGTTCTTCCGGCCCGGGTCAATTCGCGCACAACGACGCCCGGGAGTTGATCGTC containing:
- a CDS encoding B12-binding domain-containing radical SAM protein, with the translated sequence MADILLSTLNARYIHAAFGLRYLQANLPEALQNRARVREFDVQQRPMDIVENLLSEQPRIIGFGVYIWNATATHEVVALLRKAAPEIVIVLGGPEVSYEWESQPLVALADFVITGEADVAFGELCLDVLDRRPPAGKILSPPLPDLAKLRLPYTLYSDEDLAHRVVYVEASRGCPFTCEFCLSSIDLPVRAFPLESFLDEMDRLLARGLLQLKFVDRTFNLHLPTSRRILEYFLDRQRPGLFLHFEMVPDRLPDALRDVIRKFPPGSLQFEVGVQTFNPEVATRIRRKQNLSKLEDNLQFLRRETGVHVHADLIAGLPGETMESFAEGFNRLVALRPQEIQVGILKRLRGTPISRHDQEFAMAYSPLPPYEILRTRDLTFAQVRQLSRFSRYWDLMANSGNFAEALPCLWKGGLSPFAGFTEWSNWLHQRLGARHGIALATLFEALHTFLVDFRQFESAAAGEILARDYLRPGRKDPPEFLRPWLPQSAPSHTSATTRLLPRRQARHTAGAKVS
- a CDS encoding response regulator transcription factor is translated as MNLRAAIIDDEPLARERIRFLLKDEPGVVILGEFGSGPEALPAIEKEPPDLLFLDVQMPEMDGFQMLKALRLEPLPAVIFTTAYDRHALKAFEHHALDYLLKPVQPDRFRSALAHARKQLEDRATGRTAKGLLELLGQRGSATPSLTRISIRNDDRTVFVRTADIDFIESAGNYVAVHAGKESHILRETMASLESQLDPEKFLRVSRSAIVNLDRVRELQPMFKGEHVLILEGGKQLPMTRGVREVEKALKYS
- the mtnP gene encoding S-methyl-5'-thioadenosine phosphorylase, translating into MSHSPRIGIIGGSGLYHLESLTCQKWVKVRTPFGLPSDDLLTGQLAGREVVFLPRHGRGHTILPSELNHRANIWALRSLNVRWILSLSAVGSLQAKYRPRDFVFIDQFVDRTKKSSEHTFFGQGLVAHIAFARPICEDLRQIALREARRMELRPHDGGTYLNMEGPAFSTRAESLLHHRQGFDVVGMTNLGEARCAREAEISYASAAMVTDYDGWRAEEGHVTLEMILENLRQNADHARELVQRVVPKVPEQANWPSHSALKCAILTERSRWPKSRVRALRSILAPYL
- a CDS encoding class I SAM-dependent methyltransferase, producing the protein MELEEVQHRIRSVNGWLSPMEVRTLYRLARGCTGRGVIVEIGSWQGKSTLCLAGGSQAVNGPKVYAIDPHVGSPEHQMEGKIWTFDAFQKNIADAGLSDRVVPIVKMSGDAVRDMREPIELLFIDGAHEYEAVKADFENYEPWLMEGGVIAFHDTVGWPGPERLVAESIFRSDRFAGATFANSITYARKVARNTASERLANRMRLAVKNLYAAVYVSLLRLKKRISGQSAP
- a CDS encoding fumarylacetoacetate hydrolase; translation: MKICRFRDPLGRVRAGVLTGEQTVVDLTPAGVQSLREILDAPDPSARAAECAERSHVRYLVPQVECLAPVENQEVWAAGVTYLRSKKARMEESNFSATAYDRVYEAPRPELFFKSMPEKVAGPGGRVGIRQDARWNVPEPELALVHNARGQLVGFTIGNDMSSRDIEGENLLYLPQGKIYKNSCALGPVITLGATEAEARTWTISLVIERGNATVFAGETAVSQIKRSFEELTGYLHRSQEFPHGAILLTGTGIVPADDFTLQAGDVVAIRISGIGELRNTVAVV